TAGGTTTTCCACGGCTTTTTGTGCGGCAGTCACGGCTTCTTCTGTCCTACCAAGCTCCATCAGGATGAGAGCCTGATAGGATTCTTTTAGATAGAAGTTGGAAAGGTCAATCGGGTGGTGGATGTCGGGAATAACAACCTTTTCAATAGATTGAAGTGCCTCCTCAAACATGCCGAGATAATAGAGTGCTTTTGCTTTTTCGAGAATGAACCACGGGGTATAAAAATCCATCAGATCCCCGGAAGAGAGGCATACTTCAACTTTTTCAAGTGCTTTTGTATATTCTTGATTTTCCGAAATTAATTCAATTATTTCGAACAGTTCACAAAAGTAGATTGAGGAGATATGGTCCGCAAATTCCCCATACTGCTTTAGCTTCAATAGGTAGTAATCCTTTTCTTTCTTATTTCCCTCCATCAACGCATGTGCGGCTGCAAGTCGATAAAGGTCATCAATCAGATAAAAAATCCTTTTATCTTTGGAGTAGGCAAGCGCCTTTTCCATGGTTTCGATGGCAGCCTCTGAATTCCCTACTGCATATAACAAAATCGCTTCACTGTAATCAAGGTCCAGTCTGGCCATTGGTTCAATGTATGCATGTTTTGCTTCAATTTCATTCCGTTCGGCCATTAAGATTTTGAGCGCTTCTTGATAGTTGTGTTCGAAAAAAGCGATATTGGAACGAAATATTCCAATAGCAGTCCGATTAGAAGAGATATTCATTTGATCGAACATGTCAGCGGCTATATCTAGAAGGCTTTCCCAACCTGGCTTTTTCTCAATTTGAAGCGCGTAGCTGTATATCTCCATTAACCTTGCACTTTCATACCCATTTGAAAGTTTCCCGATGTGTGGCTCAATTAGTTCAATCAGTTGCCTATATTTATCTGGAAAGCCTTGCCTGAATGGAATGTTAAATATCTTTTCGGCGCGTTCCAAAGTTTCGCGCAATTCCTCGGAACTAACCTCTCCTAATAAATCTAACATTTCCACTCCAAGCTGACGGGCTATATAGGTTAGGCTTTCCATTGAAGGGTTGGCTTTATTGTTTTCTATAAGGCTGAGCATTCCTTTTGTCAGCTCTGTCCCAGCAACAGCTTCTAACGTCAATTTCTTTTGTTTTCTTAATTTTCTTATCCGGTCTCCGAGCATTTAGGTGTGCACTCCTTGAAAAGAACTATTTTGTTTAATTATATTAAACTTTTTATTGAATTGGAACACCTTATTATGGTACGATTTGTTTAATTAAATTAAACTTTTATATAAACGGGGTGCTTTTAATGGAGGAAAGTTTAAA
This window of the Sutcliffiella horikoshii genome carries:
- a CDS encoding helix-turn-helix domain-containing protein; protein product: MLGDRIRKLRKQKKLTLEAVAGTELTKGMLSLIENNKANPSMESLTYIARQLGVEMLDLLGEVSSEELRETLERAEKIFNIPFRQGFPDKYRQLIELIEPHIGKLSNGYESARLMEIYSYALQIEKKPGWESLLDIAADMFDQMNISSNRTAIGIFRSNIAFFEHNYQEALKILMAERNEIEAKHAYIEPMARLDLDYSEAILLYAVGNSEAAIETMEKALAYSKDKRIFYLIDDLYRLAAAHALMEGNKKEKDYYLLKLKQYGEFADHISSIYFCELFEIIELISENQEYTKALEKVEVCLSSGDLMDFYTPWFILEKAKALYYLGMFEEALQSIEKVVIPDIHHPIDLSNFYLKESYQALILMELGRTEEAVTAAQKAVENLEPFLDSKMKDFSREVLKQVSG